The Acidobacteriota bacterium genome contains the following window.
GCGCCGGGTCGGGCGGCGTCACCTGCAGCAGGCTCAGCACCACTATCACGACGAGGAACGACGCGCTGTTGATCCCGAAGCAGGCGACGAGCCCGAGGGTCGTGAAGACCAGGCCGCCGATGAGCGGACCGACGGACTGCGCCAGGTTGAACTGTATGGAGTTGAGGGCGACCGCGTTCGGCAGCGTTCTGCGCGGCACGAGTGCGGGGATGAGGGACTGGAACGCGGGGCCGCCGAACGCCTGCGCCAGTCCGGTCGTGAACGAGAGCACCAGGATGTACGGCAGGCGCACCGTTTCGGTGAAGACCAGCGCGGTCAGGATCAGGGCGCAGATCATCTGGAGCGTCTGCGAGGCCATCAGCATGTGGCGGCGGTCGTAGCGGTCGGCGGTGACGCCGCCGATGAGCGTGAAGAGGAGCAGCGGCACGTTCCCGACGAACATGTCGAGCCCCAGGTAGAAGGCCGACCCCGTGAGGTCGTAGATCAGCCACTGCTGGGCGAAGCGCTGCATCCATGTGCCGACGGCGGACGTGAACGCCGCCGTCCACAGGTTTCGGAACGCCCGGAACGTGAAGGCCTCGCCAAGGCGCAGCAACGCGCGCACGACGGCGCCTTGGGCGGGCGCGTCGGCCTGGACCGGTTCGGTGGTTTCGGAATCGGCTATCGGTTCGGCCACTGAATGTAGAGCCCTTCACCCAGGAAGACGAGGCTGGTCCAGAGTCCCTTGGACAGTCGATAGAAGGCGAACGGGGCGAGCCCCGCGATCGTCGTCCAGATGGGGAGCTGCTGGGACGTCGTGAGCGAGGTGAAGGTCTGCAACAGAAGATAGCCCGTCACCGTGAGCCCGAGGGTGAGTCCGAGATTGACGTAGACGGCGCCCAACCACTGGCCCGGCTCGCGTTCGAACCGTTCGCCGCACGCCGAGCACCGCTCGTACATGCGAGTCGCGGATTCGAAGAGACGCCCGTAGCCGCAACAGGGGCATCTGAGCCGGCATCCGCGTCCGATGAGGTCGGCGATTTCGCGGAGCACTGGAGCGCTGCCTGCATCATTCTATCAGTCACGGGCGTAGGGCCGGGCGCGACCTTACGGTCGCGTTGGGAGTCTTGCGCCGCCGAGCTCGGTCCGTTGCGTTCTCCGGCGCAAGGCTTCTATACATGGTTCAGGAGGGCCAGCTCCTTCGGATGCGGGTTCAGATAGGTCTGGTCCCGAAGGTACGCCACCTCGAGTCGCCGCGCATGGTGCCGCACCAGCGTCAGTGGCACGATCCGCGGCACCAGGCCGCGCCGGTAGTCCTCGAGCACGGCCAGCAGCTCGTCGCGCGAGGCTTCGTCGATGCGGCGCTTGAAGTGGCCCATCGCGTGCATGAGGGCATTGGTGTGGCGCGCCCGCGTCGCCCGGATCCGCATGGCGGCCATGAACTCGTCCTCGTAGCGGCGGCCCAGCTCCGCGCGGGGGATCTCGCGCGCCTCGGCCACCAGGCGTCCCAGCTCGCGGTAGCGGACCGGCGAGTGGGCCATCAGCGCCAACTTCTGCGTGGTGTGCCACTGCACGAGGGCGCCGACGTTCCAGCGGGAGGAGAAGAGCGCGCGCAGGCGTCGATAGGCGAAGACCCGCTCGAAGAAGTTCTCGCGCAGCACCGGATCGTGCAGCCGTCCCTCTTCCTCCACCGGCAGGTTCGGGTACTGCCGCAGCAGCTCCGCCGCGAAGACTCCGCGGCCGTTCCGTTCCGACGAGCGGCTGTCCTCGCCGGTCCAGA
Protein-coding sequences here:
- a CDS encoding DUF983 domain-containing protein encodes the protein MYERCSACGERFEREPGQWLGAVYVNLGLTLGLTVTGYLLLQTFTSLTTSQQLPIWTTIAGLAPFAFYRLSKGLWTSLVFLGEGLYIQWPNR
- a CDS encoding DUF523 and DUF1722 domain-containing protein produces the protein MTAAAPVRIGVSSCLLGESVRHDGGHKRDPYLVETLGQLVEWIPICPEEEAGLGTPREPIRLVRDADRSDGVRLVSRSGVRLTGHMRRFARARLRALAKADLSGYILKKDSPSCGMERVKVWTGEDSRSSERNGRGVFAAELLRQYPNLPVEEEGRLHDPVLRENFFERVFAYRRLRALFSSRWNVGALVQWHTTQKLALMAHSPVRYRELGRLVAEAREIPRAELGRRYEDEFMAAMRIRATRARHTNALMHAMGHFKRRIDEASRDELLAVLEDYRRGLVPRIVPLTLVRHHARRLEVAYLRDQTYLNPHPKELALLNHV
- a CDS encoding MFS transporter encodes the protein MAEPIADSETTEPVQADAPAQGAVVRALLRLGEAFTFRAFRNLWTAAFTSAVGTWMQRFAQQWLIYDLTGSAFYLGLDMFVGNVPLLLFTLIGGVTADRYDRRHMLMASQTLQMICALILTALVFTETVRLPYILVLSFTTGLAQAFGGPAFQSLIPALVPRRTLPNAVALNSIQFNLAQSVGPLIGGLVFTTLGLVACFGINSASFLVVIVVLSLLQVTPPDPAQRRPVIEELKSGLRYVGNGGALLALTILAISTTSLGLPIRAFLPVFAGDPNTLSQMMTSLGTGAVAGALVVAWLGSFERMGLTLLRVLAGFGGLISVFALLPVSPVSYVLLFLAGAALLIVFSLTASLVQLNVPDELRGRVMSIYLMAFRGGMPLGSLASGYLTTYASTPTVIAVNGGLLVLVALYFLARSHGIREL